In the genome of Ignavibacteriota bacterium, one region contains:
- a CDS encoding saccharopine dehydrogenase NADP-binding domain-containing protein, translating to MKKILILGAGQSAPFLISYLLEQAKLNDWFVTVCDRDVKLAENSVNNHPNGKALEFDVNDDAQRENQIQNCDVVVNFLAPMFQLLIATECVKHKKHVVTASYENPKVAQLNNEAIEKNILILNEMGLDPGIDNMSAMKIITGIRNKGGNVKSFISYGSALPAPEVRSNPLNYCITWNPANVVTAGDAGAQYLENGQMKILPYQQVFNRTWNVDIKDLGRFEAYPNRDSLLYQKIFKLENAETVIRGTLRNSGWSETWTQLIKLGVTQGTLLLPDVAELTYRDFSEMYLPQNISGTKLELRIANYLGINPTGTIMKNLEFLGLFSDEKIGKNFKNSVELMTDLIKKKLPLPENSRDMVILHHEIEASYPTGKNEKIISTLVDYGNPQSKITAIAKTVGAPAAIAVKLLLKGELNLRGCLIPTHHEIYPKILDELQNLDLSFTESIIELS from the coding sequence ATGAAGAAAATTTTAATTTTAGGCGCCGGACAAAGCGCGCCGTTCTTAATCAGCTATCTTTTAGAACAAGCAAAATTAAATGATTGGTTTGTTACCGTCTGCGATCGTGATGTAAAGCTTGCCGAAAACTCAGTTAACAATCATCCCAATGGAAAAGCTTTGGAGTTTGACGTTAATGACGATGCGCAGAGAGAAAACCAAATTCAAAATTGTGACGTTGTCGTAAATTTTTTAGCTCCAATGTTTCAATTATTAATTGCTACAGAATGTGTTAAGCATAAAAAGCACGTCGTAACAGCTTCGTATGAAAATCCTAAAGTTGCTCAACTAAACAATGAAGCAATTGAGAAAAATATTTTAATACTAAATGAAATGGGTTTAGATCCGGGCATTGATAATATGTCAGCAATGAAAATTATTACCGGAATTAGAAATAAGGGCGGAAATGTAAAAAGTTTCATTTCATACGGCAGCGCGTTACCGGCGCCAGAGGTAAGATCGAATCCTCTTAATTATTGTATTACATGGAATCCCGCAAATGTTGTAACTGCAGGCGACGCAGGCGCACAATATTTAGAAAACGGTCAAATGAAAATTTTACCTTATCAGCAAGTTTTTAACAGAACTTGGAATGTTGATATTAAAGATCTTGGAAGATTTGAGGCTTATCCTAACAGAGACTCATTGTTGTATCAGAAAATATTTAAATTGGAAAATGCTGAAACAGTTATAAGAGGAACATTGCGGAATTCCGGCTGGAGCGAAACATGGACTCAGCTGATTAAATTAGGAGTTACACAAGGAACTTTACTGCTTCCAGATGTAGCCGAATTGACTTATAGAGATTTTAGTGAAATGTATTTACCGCAGAATATTTCCGGAACAAAACTTGAATTAAGAATTGCAAATTATTTAGGAATAAACCCGACAGGAACCATTATGAAAAATTTGGAATTTCTCGGGTTATTTAGTGATGAAAAAATAGGGAAGAATTTTAAAAATTCTGTTGAATTGATGACTGATTTAATTAAGAAAAAATTACCTCTGCCTGAAAATTCAAGAGATATGGTAATTCTGCATCATGAAATTGAAGCTTCTTATCCAACCGGAAAAAATGAAAAGATAATTTCAACTCTAGTAGATTATGGAAATCCACAAAGTAAAATAACTGCAATTGCCAAAACAGTTGGAGCTCCCGCAGCAATAGCGGTAAAACTTTTGTTAAAAGGTGAATTGAATTTACGCGGATGTTTAATACCAACTCATCATGAAATTTATCCGAAAATATTAGATGAATTGCAAAATTTAGATCTAAGTTTTACTGAATCTATAATTGAATTAAGTTAA
- a CDS encoding GIY-YIG nuclease family protein → MPHFIYILKSLSAAKHYVGSSENPNRRLEFHNTIEKGFTSRYRPWEIIFTQEFESKSEALRIEKKIKNWKSRKMIEKLVRGEIKI, encoded by the coding sequence ATGCCCCACTTTATTTACATATTAAAATCATTATCTGCTGCCAAGCATTATGTTGGTTCATCAGAAAACCCAAACCGAAGATTGGAATTTCATAATACAATTGAAAAAGGATTTACATCAAGATATAGACCTTGGGAAATAATATTTACTCAAGAATTTGAATCAAAATCAGAAGCACTAAGAATTGAGAAAAAAATCAAGAATTGGAAATCAAGAAAAATGATTGAAAAATTAGTCAGAGGAGAAATAAAAATTTAG
- a CDS encoding chemotaxis protein CheW gives MENSTNTTIITDELLQLVSFKIGDAEFGVDILRVQEINKMMELTVVPNTPPFIEGVVNLRGRIIPVLNLRSRLGLNVKEYNSETRIIVVEIEDKTIGFIVDEVKEVLRIPKGITEAPPEIVTGVDSDYITAIGKLEDRLIILLDLTKVLSNSEMNSL, from the coding sequence ATGGAAAATTCAACCAATACAACAATAATTACCGATGAATTACTTCAGTTAGTAAGTTTTAAAATTGGCGACGCTGAGTTTGGTGTAGATATTTTACGTGTGCAGGAAATTAATAAAATGATGGAATTAACCGTTGTTCCAAATACGCCTCCATTTATTGAAGGAGTTGTAAATTTAAGAGGAAGAATTATTCCTGTATTGAATTTACGTTCAAGGTTAGGTTTGAATGTTAAAGAATATAATTCTGAAACACGCATTATCGTTGTTGAAATTGAAGATAAAACTATTGGATTTATTGTTGATGAAGTTAAAGAAGTTTTAAGAATACCCAAAGGCATAACAGAAGCTCCTCCTGAAATAGTAACTGGTGTTGATTCCGATTATATAACTGCAATTGGAAAACTTGAAGATAGATTAATAATTCTTCTTGACTTGACAAAAGTGCTGTCAAATTCAGAAATGAATTCTTTATAG
- a CDS encoding acyl-CoA mutase large subunit family protein, giving the protein MSDEIKLNPYLDLEKEFTIPTFKEWKENVELELKGALYEKKMITKTYEGIELKPIYTKENLADLTEADTLPGFDSFTRGKNVCGYFNNTWKVDQEINIADAAEYNIALNEALANGQNCINISLDSATKLGIDADYADINLVGDSGLSISAINSVARVLKNINVTKLPFSIHTGTTALPFLSLLNSYFKANNIDTKLIAGAISADPIYELALTGKINYSEKFIFDSIKTAIKWSEINSPKLKVIGINTLPYANSGANSVQEIAICLSTLVYYTNNLIDLGLNAETIFNKIHFTFGTSTNYFMEISKFRAIRILLINIFKSYNVDPSKIDFVIDTKNTNYYHTGIDPYVNLLRSTTQTFSAIIGGVNGITTLPFDEVLRTPDNFSRRIARNTQTILREESHLDQVIDPAGGSYYIECLTDEITKNSWEYFKTIENNGGILVSLKNDFIQSEIDNVVQERTKDINKRKNIVIGTNMYADIKEKELEKKAFDKNAFHKKRSEYLKKFRLNGSHEKHQLIINKLNSISNMNGVELVDLLTESFLDGATIGEITNALTASHKSEITIKRLSQKRASENFEELRKKSHDYKLKNGFLPNIFLANMGTIKDYKARADFAKGFFEIGGFEVFDPPGYSDIENLTKDVIDSGTLIVVICSTDDKYPELVPQISKSIKSKNQKIQIILAGYPKDQIEQHKKSGIDDFMFLGCDAFKILNSLHNKIGGIE; this is encoded by the coding sequence ATGTCAGATGAAATTAAACTAAATCCATATTTGGATTTAGAGAAAGAATTCACAATTCCAACATTTAAAGAATGGAAGGAAAATGTTGAGTTAGAGCTTAAAGGTGCATTGTATGAAAAAAAAATGATTACAAAAACCTATGAAGGTATTGAACTTAAACCAATTTATACGAAAGAAAATTTGGCTGATTTAACAGAAGCCGATACTTTGCCGGGTTTTGACAGTTTTACAAGGGGAAAAAATGTATGCGGTTATTTTAACAACACTTGGAAAGTTGATCAAGAAATAAATATTGCTGATGCAGCCGAATACAATATTGCATTAAATGAAGCCTTGGCAAACGGACAAAATTGTATAAACATCAGTTTGGATTCTGCGACGAAATTAGGAATTGATGCCGATTATGCCGATATAAATTTAGTTGGTGATTCCGGTTTATCAATTTCTGCAATAAACAGTGTTGCGAGAGTTTTAAAAAATATTAACGTTACTAAATTACCATTTTCAATTCACACCGGTACAACTGCTCTTCCATTTTTATCATTGTTAAATTCATATTTCAAAGCAAATAATATTGATACAAAACTAATTGCGGGTGCAATTTCAGCAGATCCTATATATGAATTAGCTTTGACAGGTAAAATTAATTACTCGGAAAAATTTATTTTCGATTCAATTAAAACGGCGATCAAATGGAGTGAAATAAATTCACCTAAATTAAAAGTAATCGGAATTAATACTCTTCCATATGCAAACAGCGGCGCAAATTCTGTTCAAGAAATTGCAATTTGCTTATCAACACTTGTTTACTATACAAATAATTTGATTGATTTGGGATTGAATGCTGAAACTATTTTCAATAAAATTCATTTTACTTTTGGCACAAGCACAAATTATTTTATGGAGATCAGTAAATTTAGAGCAATTAGAATTTTACTGATAAACATCTTTAAATCTTACAATGTAGATCCGAGCAAAATTGATTTTGTTATTGATACCAAAAACACAAATTATTATCACACCGGAATAGATCCATATGTAAATTTATTAAGATCAACAACTCAAACATTCAGCGCAATTATTGGCGGCGTAAACGGAATAACGACTTTACCATTTGATGAAGTTTTAAGAACTCCGGATAATTTTTCAAGAAGAATAGCAAGAAATACTCAAACTATTTTGCGTGAAGAATCCCATTTAGACCAAGTTATTGATCCTGCCGGCGGTTCATATTACATTGAATGTTTGACGGACGAAATAACAAAAAATTCTTGGGAATATTTTAAAACAATTGAAAATAATGGCGGAATATTAGTTTCATTAAAAAACGATTTTATTCAAAGTGAAATTGATAACGTCGTACAAGAAAGAACAAAAGATATTAATAAACGAAAAAATATTGTTATCGGTACTAATATGTATGCGGATATAAAAGAAAAAGAATTAGAGAAAAAAGCATTCGATAAAAATGCTTTTCATAAAAAAAGATCTGAATATTTAAAAAAATTCAGATTAAACGGCTCACATGAAAAACATCAATTAATAATCAATAAACTAAATTCAATTTCAAATATGAATGGAGTTGAATTAGTAGATTTATTGACAGAATCTTTTTTGGATGGCGCAACAATTGGAGAAATTACTAATGCGCTTACCGCAAGTCATAAAAGTGAAATAACAATTAAAAGGCTTTCACAAAAAAGAGCATCGGAAAATTTTGAAGAACTGAGGAAAAAGAGTCATGATTACAAATTAAAAAACGGATTTCTGCCGAATATTTTTCTGGCAAATATGGGAACAATAAAAGACTATAAAGCCCGAGCAGATTTCGCAAAAGGCTTTTTTGAAATTGGAGGTTTTGAAGTTTTTGACCCGCCTGGTTATTCTGATATTGAAAATTTAACTAAAGATGTAATTGATTCAGGTACTTTAATTGTTGTTATTTGCTCAACTGACGATAAATATCCGGAATTGGTTCCGCAAATATCAAAATCGATAAAATCAAAGAATCAAAAAATTCAAATAATTCTTGCGGGATATCCAAAAGATCAAATTGAACAGCATAAAAAATCCGGAATAGATGATTTTATGTTTTTAGGCTGCGACGCGTTCAAAATTCTTAATTCCCTTCATAATAAAATTGGAGGGATTGAATAA
- a CDS encoding chemotaxis protein CheB, which produces MQKLNLNIAIFDISASIRAKIKNSLSTHKNIINVYMFGSIESLEKLPFFSKVDIIIITAESIKSNIPFFTKFTSDLKFHSHIILLYEYENQTTLDLIKLIKKLSAVYVPALSKNGDVLLRELKLKLFPVIDKIFNSLKQKSSENKEIVLKKPLHIHSDYCAVFIGVSMGGPKALRTLLPDLLKNLDLPIIIVQHMMQKFSQIFVETLSSLTDKRILLAEHNMVIENNTAYIAPGGIHIEVGLNKNHELIILYNDSEPEQSCKPSINYLFRSAAIICKEKAIGIILTGMGRDGTDGIMKLSEYNALTIAQDEQSCDVFSMPQSAIKSGCISQILPLNKIAQYVTDLIG; this is translated from the coding sequence ATGCAAAAACTTAACTTGAATATTGCAATTTTTGATATCTCAGCATCTATAAGAGCCAAAATAAAAAACTCGCTCAGCACACATAAAAATATTATAAATGTTTATATGTTCGGCAGTATTGAAAGTTTGGAAAAACTGCCCTTTTTCTCAAAGGTTGATATAATTATAATAACCGCAGAATCCATAAAAAGTAATATACCATTTTTTACGAAATTTACCAGTGACTTAAAATTTCATTCTCACATCATTTTACTTTATGAATATGAAAACCAAACAACCTTAGATTTAATAAAATTAATTAAAAAACTTTCAGCAGTTTATGTTCCCGCGCTTAGCAAAAATGGAGATGTTCTTTTAAGAGAATTGAAATTAAAACTTTTTCCAGTTATTGATAAAATTTTTAATTCACTTAAACAGAAAAGTTCGGAAAATAAAGAAATAGTATTAAAGAAGCCATTGCATATTCATTCGGATTACTGCGCCGTGTTTATTGGCGTTTCAATGGGAGGACCAAAAGCTTTGAGAACTCTTTTACCTGATCTGCTTAAAAATTTAGATCTCCCGATAATTATTGTCCAGCATATGATGCAGAAATTTTCACAAATTTTTGTAGAAACTCTAAGTTCATTAACAGATAAGAGAATTTTATTAGCCGAACATAATATGGTAATTGAGAACAACACGGCTTATATTGCTCCCGGCGGTATTCATATTGAAGTCGGATTAAATAAAAATCATGAACTAATAATTTTGTATAATGATTCGGAGCCCGAACAAAGCTGTAAACCGTCTATAAATTATCTTTTCAGATCGGCGGCAATAATTTGCAAAGAAAAAGCAATAGGAATTATATTAACCGGAATGGGAAGAGATGGTACAGACGGAATAATGAAATTATCCGAATATAATGCGCTGACAATCGCACAAGATGAACAAAGCTGCGATGTATTTAGTATGCCGCAAAGCGCAATAAAATCGGGCTGTATTTCACAAATTTTGCCTTTGAATAAAATAGCGCAGTATGTTACTGATTTGATTGGTTAG
- the scpA gene encoding methylmalonyl-CoA mutase, translating to MMKKPNFKNVDLSLSANKKSYDDWKIEFEKSIGKSIDETIFHTMEQIPVSPIYSKNDLKDFKHLNFLSGIPPFLRGPYSTMYVVRPWTIRQYAGFSTAEESNAFYRRNLAQGQKGLSVAFDLATHRGYDSDHQRVVGDVGKAGVAIDSVEDMKILFDKIPLDKMSVSMTMNGAVLPVMAFFIVAAEEQGVKPELLTGTIQNDILKEYMVRNTYIYPPEQSIKIIADIFEYTSRNMPKFNSISISGYHMQEAGATADLEMAYTLADGLEYVKTGIKAGLSVDTFAPRLSFFWALGMNYFMEIAKMRAARVLWATIIKQFNPKNPKSMSLRTHSQTSGWSLTEQDPFNNVIRTCIEAMAAALGHTQSLHTNSLDEAIALPTDFSARIARNTQLYLQHETGITNVIDPWGGSYLVEYLTDSLIKKGWEHILEIESLGGMTKAIEAGIPKMRIEEAAARRQARIDSGQETIVGVNKFKLDKEDPIEILEVDNTAVRISQIKRLNQIKKSRDEKAVKNSLEAITKCAETKVGNLLDLAVDAARNRATLGEISDAIEKVSGRYKAVTRTISGVYSSEYKNEENKMLNNVRKLTDEFSETEGRRPRILIAKIGQDGHDRGAKVVATAYADMGFDVDVGPLFQTPEETAKQAVENDVHVIGMSSLAAGHKTLLPQLIEELKKLDREDIIVIIGGVIPAQDYEYLYEHGASAIFGPGTKIPETGIKVMEIIKERFSI from the coding sequence ATAATGAAAAAACCTAATTTTAAAAATGTTGATCTAAGTTTATCTGCAAATAAAAAATCATATGATGATTGGAAAATTGAATTTGAAAAATCAATCGGAAAATCTATTGATGAAACTATTTTTCATACTATGGAGCAAATTCCGGTTTCGCCGATTTATTCAAAAAATGATCTGAAAGATTTTAAACATTTGAATTTCTTATCAGGAATTCCTCCATTTTTACGCGGACCTTATAGTACAATGTATGTTGTACGACCTTGGACAATCCGTCAGTATGCCGGATTTTCTACTGCGGAAGAAAGCAACGCATTTTACAGAAGAAACTTAGCTCAAGGTCAAAAAGGTCTCTCAGTTGCTTTTGATTTGGCTACGCATAGAGGATATGATTCGGATCACCAGAGGGTTGTCGGTGATGTTGGTAAAGCCGGCGTTGCCATTGATTCTGTTGAAGATATGAAAATCCTTTTCGATAAAATTCCGTTAGATAAAATGTCGGTTTCTATGACAATGAACGGAGCTGTTCTTCCGGTTATGGCATTTTTTATTGTTGCGGCAGAAGAGCAAGGAGTAAAGCCCGAACTACTTACCGGAACAATTCAAAATGATATTCTAAAAGAATATATGGTAAGGAATACTTACATTTATCCTCCCGAACAATCAATTAAAATTATTGCGGATATTTTTGAATATACTTCACGTAATATGCCGAAGTTCAATTCGATTAGTATTTCCGGTTATCATATGCAGGAAGCCGGGGCAACGGCCGATTTGGAAATGGCTTATACTTTAGCAGATGGTTTGGAGTATGTGAAAACAGGAATTAAGGCAGGATTAAGCGTAGATACATTTGCTCCAAGGCTTTCATTCTTTTGGGCATTGGGAATGAATTACTTTATGGAAATTGCAAAAATGCGTGCAGCAAGAGTTCTGTGGGCAACAATAATTAAGCAATTCAATCCGAAAAATCCTAAGTCAATGTCATTAAGAACTCACTCACAAACTTCCGGTTGGAGCTTAACAGAGCAGGATCCTTTTAATAATGTTATTAGAACTTGTATTGAAGCAATGGCTGCGGCATTAGGTCATACTCAATCTTTGCATACTAATTCTTTAGATGAAGCAATTGCACTTCCTACTGATTTTTCCGCAAGAATTGCCAGAAATACACAGCTTTATTTGCAGCATGAAACCGGAATTACAAATGTGATAGATCCGTGGGGAGGTTCTTATCTTGTTGAATACTTAACCGATTCACTTATTAAAAAAGGCTGGGAACATATTTTAGAAATTGAATCACTCGGCGGTATGACTAAAGCTATAGAAGCAGGAATTCCAAAGATGAGGATTGAAGAAGCCGCAGCGCGTAGACAAGCAAGAATTGATTCGGGACAAGAAACAATTGTCGGCGTAAATAAATTCAAATTAGATAAAGAAGATCCAATTGAAATTCTTGAAGTGGATAATACCGCGGTTCGCATTTCTCAAATAAAAAGATTAAACCAAATTAAAAAATCCAGAGATGAAAAGGCTGTTAAAAATTCATTGGAAGCCATTACAAAATGTGCTGAGACAAAAGTAGGAAATTTATTAGATTTGGCGGTGGACGCTGCAAGAAATAGAGCTACATTAGGCGAAATTTCAGACGCAATTGAAAAAGTAAGCGGAAGGTATAAAGCTGTGACGAGAACAATTTCCGGAGTTTACAGCAGTGAATATAAAAATGAAGAAAACAAAATGTTAAATAATGTAAGAAAATTGACCGATGAATTTTCAGAAACCGAAGGTAGAAGACCAAGAATTTTAATCGCTAAAATTGGTCAAGATGGCCATGATCGCGGAGCCAAAGTAGTTGCTACTGCTTATGCGGATATGGGTTTTGACGTTGATGTGGGTCCGCTGTTTCAAACTCCTGAAGAGACAGCAAAACAAGCTGTGGAAAATGATGTTCATGTAATTGGAATGAGCTCATTGGCTGCTGGACATAAGACATTATTACCGCAATTAATTGAAGAGCTGAAAAAATTAGATCGTGAGGATATAATTGTAATTATAGGAGGAGTAATTCCGGCTCAAGATTACGAATATCTTTACGAGCACGGAGCTTCCGCAATATTTGGACCTGGAACAAAAATTCCCGAAACAGGGATAAAGGTTATGGAAATAATTAAGGAAAGATTCAGCATTTAA
- the meaB gene encoding methylmalonyl Co-A mutase-associated GTPase MeaB, which translates to MKSNKTYKPDWTPKNAGKEFAVNIIKGIDNKLPIAKKEIKTKKITEEEYVKGVIEDNRNILARCITLIESNSEKHRITSEKILSKLLPHSGNSIRIGISGVPGAGKSTLIEALGLYLIGNGHKVAVLTIDPSSSISKGSILGDKTRMEKLSREKNCFIRPSPSGGNLGGVASKTRETITVCEAAGFDVIIIETVGVGQSEITVRSMVDFFLLIMIAGAGDELQGIKKGIIEISDAVVFNKADGDNKLKSKIAKTEFSQAVHYLQSFSKDWQIRVMTASAINNEGISEIWKMISDFAKVTKKSNQFQELRKAQSIDWLHSLIKESLINNFYSNQKVKKELANIEEKIIKGKLSPNSAAELLLKTQL; encoded by the coding sequence TTGAAAAGTAACAAAACATACAAACCCGATTGGACACCAAAAAACGCTGGAAAGGAATTTGCAGTAAATATAATTAAAGGAATTGATAACAAATTGCCAATTGCCAAAAAGGAAATAAAAACAAAAAAAATAACAGAAGAAGAATATGTTAAAGGTGTAATTGAAGATAACAGAAATATTCTTGCCAGATGTATTACATTAATAGAAAGCAATTCTGAAAAACATAGAATAACTTCTGAAAAAATATTGAGTAAACTGCTGCCTCATTCAGGTAATTCCATTAGAATTGGTATTTCAGGTGTTCCCGGGGCAGGAAAAAGTACGCTGATAGAAGCATTAGGTTTATATTTAATTGGAAATGGACATAAAGTTGCTGTATTAACAATCGATCCAAGCAGTTCAATATCTAAAGGCAGTATTCTTGGCGATAAAACCAGAATGGAAAAATTATCTAGGGAAAAAAATTGTTTTATCCGTCCTTCACCATCCGGAGGAAATTTAGGAGGCGTTGCAAGTAAAACGAGAGAAACTATTACAGTCTGTGAAGCAGCGGGTTTTGACGTAATTATTATAGAAACAGTTGGAGTTGGTCAAAGTGAAATTACTGTAAGATCAATGGTGGATTTTTTCCTTTTAATTATGATTGCGGGTGCCGGCGATGAACTTCAAGGTATAAAGAAAGGAATAATTGAAATTTCTGACGCGGTTGTTTTTAATAAAGCCGATGGTGATAATAAACTAAAATCTAAAATAGCAAAAACAGAATTTTCCCAAGCGGTTCATTATCTACAATCGTTTTCAAAAGATTGGCAAATACGTGTAATGACGGCTTCGGCAATTAATAATGAAGGAATTTCAGAGATATGGAAAATGATCTCTGATTTTGCTAAGGTCACAAAAAAATCTAATCAATTTCAAGAATTAAGAAAAGCACAATCAATTGATTGGCTGCACTCTTTGATTAAAGAAAGCTTAATCAATAATTTCTACAGCAATCAAAAAGTTAAAAAGGAATTGGCAAACATTGAAGAAAAAATAATCAAAGGTAAATTATCACCGAATTCAGCGGCTGAATTATTACTTAAAACTCAATTATAA
- a CDS encoding transporter substrate-binding domain-containing protein, translating into MKILKIVLAFISIATIALIINSCENEKPVKINTLDELKSRGKIVAVTGYNNYSYFIYKGKIMGFEYEILKKFANSLGLEIEFKLERNINDMFEDIESNTADLIAYNLTVTNDRRENCEFTEYLDLIDQVLVQRKPTNWRRMSLDKIIDSLVKSPFELDNKTVYVRKGSSYYNRLKNLADENGININIIVANDTLSIEDLISQVASGEIDYTIADENIAALNREYFTNLDIDTKISYQQRIAWAVNKNSAELLSELNKWLVDFRKTLEFKVIYERYYEHKNYYKSRRQSSFLLKDGGKISQYDNIIKKYAKTINWDWRLVSSIVFQESKFVNEDTSWAGAVGLMQILPETGAAYGVDDLLNPEKNIQVGVKYLKWLDDYWKRKVKNSNERIKFVLASYNLGYGHVDDARKLAIKYGADSAKWSDNVETYLMKKSNEKYYNDNVVRNGYCRCKETLQFVKDIIQRYERYKQFIN; encoded by the coding sequence ATGAAGATTCTAAAAATTGTATTGGCTTTTATTTCAATAGCTACAATTGCGCTAATTATTAACTCTTGTGAAAATGAAAAACCCGTAAAAATAAATACCCTAGATGAATTGAAATCTAGAGGGAAAATAGTTGCAGTTACCGGCTATAATAACTACAGCTATTTTATTTACAAAGGCAAAATCATGGGTTTTGAATATGAAATTTTAAAAAAATTTGCAAATAGTCTTGGTCTCGAAATTGAATTCAAACTAGAAAGAAACATCAATGATATGTTTGAAGATATTGAAAGTAATACAGCAGACTTAATTGCTTACAATTTAACAGTTACAAACGATAGAAGGGAAAATTGTGAATTTACTGAATATCTTGATTTAATCGATCAGGTTCTTGTTCAAAGAAAGCCCACAAATTGGCGGCGCATGAGTCTGGATAAAATAATTGATTCTTTAGTCAAATCACCTTTTGAGTTGGATAACAAAACAGTGTATGTAAGAAAGGGCAGCTCATATTATAATAGATTGAAAAATTTAGCTGATGAAAATGGAATAAATATAAATATAATTGTAGCAAACGATACTCTTTCCATTGAAGATTTAATTTCTCAAGTTGCGAGCGGAGAAATTGATTATACGATTGCAGATGAAAACATTGCGGCGCTCAACAGAGAATATTTTACCAATTTGGATATTGATACAAAAATTTCATACCAGCAGAGAATAGCATGGGCAGTGAATAAAAATTCTGCTGAACTTCTTTCTGAACTTAACAAATGGCTTGTCGACTTTAGGAAAACTTTGGAATTCAAAGTTATTTACGAAAGATACTATGAACATAAAAATTATTATAAAAGTAGAAGACAAAGTAGTTTTTTACTTAAAGACGGCGGAAAAATTTCTCAGTATGATAATATTATTAAAAAATACGCAAAAACAATTAATTGGGATTGGCGGCTTGTATCTTCTATTGTGTTTCAAGAATCAAAATTTGTAAACGAAGATACATCTTGGGCAGGTGCAGTAGGTTTAATGCAGATTTTACCTGAAACCGGTGCTGCGTATGGGGTTGATGATTTATTGAATCCCGAAAAAAATATTCAAGTTGGAGTTAAATATTTAAAATGGCTTGATGATTATTGGAAAAGAAAAGTAAAAAATAGCAATGAACGAATTAAATTTGTGCTCGCATCTTATAATTTGGGTTACGGCCATGTTGACGATGCGCGTAAATTGGCAATTAAGTATGGAGCGGATTCAGCCAAATGGAGCGATAATGTTGAAACATATTTAATGAAAAAATCTAATGAAAAATACTATAACGATAATGTTGTTAGAAACGGATATTGCCGATGCAAAGAAACATTACAGTTTGTTAAAGATATAATTCAAAGATATGAACGCTATAAACAATTCATTAACTGA